The Pseudomonas sp. R4-35-07 nucleotide sequence CATAAACACACCGCGCCTTTTCTTACACGCCTGGAAGAACAGACCCACGCCGAAGGTTGGTCCCTGTCACCGGTGATCCTGGTGGAACAGGGCCGCGTCGCCGTGGCCGATGAGATCGGGCAGCTACTCGGCGCCAAAATGACGGTGATCCTGATCGGCGAACGGCCGGGGCTGAGTTCGCCGGACAGCCTGGGCCTGTATTTCACCTACAACCCCAAGGTCGGCCTCACCGACGCCTATCGCAACTGCATCTCCAATGTGCGCCTGGAAGGCCTGAGTTACGGCATGGCGGCCCATCGCCTGCTGTACCTGATGCGCGAGGCCTGTCGCCGGCAACTGTCCGGGGTCCATCTCAAGGATGAAGCGCAACTGCAGACGATCGAATCAGATGACCCGGACCTGATGAAAGGCAATTTCCTGCTCAGCCCACCTGTGGATTGATCGCGACACGATTGCGCTTTTTCGCGGCATTAGGCAGCATCGAGCCACCACCGCGCGCGTGGTCATACCCATTTGGATGTTGAGGCCTGGCATGCGGATTACTCAAGCGACCCTGGAACACCTGGACCTGCTGACCCCGTTGTTCGTCAAATACCGCGAATTCTATGGTGCCCTGCCGTTCCCGGACTCGTCGCGGGCCTTTCTGGAAAAGCGCCTGCGCCGTAAAGAATCGGTGATCTACCTGGCGCTCGCCGATGATGATGACAAACGACTGCTGGGGTTCTGCCAGCTGTATCCGAGCTTTTCCTCGCTGTCGTTAAAACGCGTGTGGATCCTCAACGACATCTACGTGGCCGAAGACGCGCGTCGACAATTGGTCGCCGACAACCTGATGCGCACGGCGAAGAAGATGGCCAAGGAAACCCACGCGGTGCGGTTGCGGGTGTCGACCAGCAGCGACAATGACGTGGCGCAGAAGACCTATGAGTCGATAGGGTTTCGCGAAGACACCGAGTTCAAAAACTACGTGCTGTCGATCAACGAAGAATAGCCCGCAAATACCACAGATCCCTTGTGGGAGGGGGCTTGCTCCCGATAGCGGTGGGTCAGCCAATATCCATATCACTGACCCACCGCAATCGGGAGCAAGCCCCCTCCCACATTTTTAAACCGG carries:
- the eutC gene encoding ethanolamine ammonia-lyase subunit EutC encodes the protein MKEPPVQLDLPDNPWLQLRRLTPARIALGRTGTSIPTNAQLDFQLAHAQARDAVHLPFDHEALSRQFAERGRDSLLLHSAATDRHIYLQRPDLGRRLSDESAQTLRDYASAHPDGVDLAIVVADGLSALAVHKHTAPFLTRLEEQTHAEGWSLSPVILVEQGRVAVADEIGQLLGAKMTVILIGERPGLSSPDSLGLYFTYNPKVGLTDAYRNCISNVRLEGLSYGMAAHRLLYLMREACRRQLSGVHLKDEAQLQTIESDDPDLMKGNFLLSPPVD
- a CDS encoding N-acetyltransferase gives rise to the protein MRITQATLEHLDLLTPLFVKYREFYGALPFPDSSRAFLEKRLRRKESVIYLALADDDDKRLLGFCQLYPSFSSLSLKRVWILNDIYVAEDARRQLVADNLMRTAKKMAKETHAVRLRVSTSSDNDVAQKTYESIGFREDTEFKNYVLSINEE